From the Deltaproteobacteria bacterium genome, the window TCCCAACATAGGACGCGAGGACTGGCGAAGATCGCCGTTATCCTACCCGAGGTCACCATGGCAAATAAATTTCACGATCAATTGGTCGCGGCGCGCGACAAAAAGCATAGCAAGAACCATCCCTTCTTCGAGCTCTGGGCGCAGGGCAAGTTGACCAAGGAGCAGACCGCTTTTTACTGCACCCAGCATTATCACTTCGTCAGCGAGTTTTTGAATTGGCTCGCCTATTTGGCGTCGCAGATTCCCGTGCGCGAGGTGAAAAACTATCTCTATGAAAATCTCGGCGATGAGGAGAATCCCGACGATCGCCATCTCGATATGTTGAAAGATTACGTCGGCGCTAGCGGAGTAGACCGCGACGGCGTCGAGAGTTCGATCCTGCTCGGCGGCACGGAACAGTTGCAAAACTGGGGCTGGATGATGGTCTATCGCAAGCCGTGGCCGGTCACCGCGGCTGGATTGTTTATCGGCTTGGAATCGCAGTTCTTGGATATCTGCAAGAAGATTGTGCCAGCGTTAATCCAACACTATGGTTACAAACCCCGCGCCCGAGAGATTCGTTTTTTTGAGGAGCATATTTACGCCGACGAAATTCACGGTTCCAAAGGCTTCGCCATCGTCGAAAAATATTGCACCACGCCGGAACTGCAAGCAGCGGCAATCAAGCAGGTGGAAGAAGCGACGATCCGGCGTTGGCGTTATATGAATAATATTTATTTGTATGCGTTGCACGGCAAGGAAGACGAAAACCCGGTGTTGCCTTAGCACTCGGCCGTGTTATGGGAGGGCGACCGCCGGTCGCCCCTACCTGGAACTAAGGAAATTTCCGAAGGATGTCTGCATGAGTATTCGTATCGATGGCGGCGTGGTGGTCGGCTGGTCGGGCACGGGTCATGAAATCATTCCCAATGGTTCTGTGTTGATCGACGGCAACACGATCAAGTCGGTGGGCGTCGACAAGTCCCAACCGGCTGACCGTGTCATCGACGCCAGCGGCAAGATCGTTTGTCCAGGTTTCATAAATCTGCACGTTCACTCCCAGCTCAACGTCGGCGATTACCTGCTCACCGACGTGACCAAGAAAGATTATCTCGCCGCCAACTGGTTTGTCTTCGGAGCGCCACTGAAAGAGAAAGTCGAGCCGCCGGCGCCTCCGGCGGTAGCTTTAGGCCGAAAGTATGCGCTCTACAGTGCGCTGCGCAACGGCGCGACAACGGTTCTCGATCCCGGCGGCGGTCCCGGCGCACTTGACGATTATGTCGCCATCGTCGGCCAAACCGGCGGGCGGGTTTTCTTCAGTCCGCCGTTTCGTAGCCAGGATATTTTCACCGACGCGGAGGGTCGCCATTACTACGAAGAGCGGGCCGACAAAGGTCGGCCGGGATTGAAGCTTGCGGTCGACTTCATCAAAAAATTTCACGGCGCCCATAACGGCCGCTTGCAGGGAATATTGAATCCAGCCCAAGCAGAGACTTGCGAACCGTCTTTGCTTAAAGAATCCGTCGCCGCGGCGAAACAGTTGGACGTGCCGCTGCATATTCACGCCGGCGGCAACTTCCGCGAGTTTCTGGAGATACTCAACAAACATCGTAAGCCGGTCGTTGAGTTTCTCGCCGACATGGGCATCCTCGGCCCGCGCACGACCCTCGGCCATATGGCAATCACCGGCGGCCACTCGCGCGTCGATTATCCGCTCGGCGATGAGATGAAGATTCTCGCCGAGAGCGGCGCCACCGTCGGCCACTGTCCGCATAAGTGCGCCAAGATGGCTTTCGCCATGGAATCCTTCGACCGTTATCTGGAAGCCGGCGTACGCATCGGTCTGGGCACCGACACCTATCCGCTCGATCTCGTTTCCGAGATGCGCTACGCCTCGCTGATTTCCCGGCTGGTCGATCGCAAAGCAACCGGCGCCCGCGCCGCGGATGTTTTCAATGCGGCGACGATTGGCGGCGCCAATGCCTTGGGCCGCTCGGATCTGGGCCGGCTCGCTGCCGGCGCCAAGGCCGATGTGGTCGTCATCAATCTACGCACGACGCGCTACGGCCCCGTGCGCGATCCGATCAATGCGCTGGTCGAGTATGGCAGCGGCGCGGATGTCGAAACGGTGGTAGTCGACGGTGAGGTGGTTATCGAAAACGGCCGCTCGACACGCATCAACGACGACGAACTATTCGCCGAAGCCGAAGCGGGCGCCAAGCGCGCCTGGGACGCTTGGTCGGGCCGCGATTGGAACGGCCGCAGCGTCGAACAAATTATCCCGCCGGCGTTTCCGACGCGCAATCTTTGACACAAGATGCTTTTCACCGCGAAGACACGAAGATCACGAAGTTCGGAAGATTAGTTTTCCGAAACCTTCGTGTGCTTCGTGTCTTCGTGGTGAGTTGTTCCACTGGATATTTTCGATATTCGATTGACCCCGCTTGAACATTCCTGCTATCAAAATCAAAACTTTTATTTGCGAAAGATAGCTAAGTTAGTTGATCGGAAAGGTTTGTCATGCGCTACGGATTTCTCATCGATCAGAATCGTTGCATCGGCTGTCACGCTTGCACGGTGGCGTGCAAGGAAGAACACGACATCCCGCTAGGGGTAAATCGCACTTGGGTTAAGTACGTCGAGAAGGGCGTCTATCCCGACACGCGGCGCCATTTCGCCGTGCTGCGCTGCAATCATTGCGACGATGCTCCGTGCATCGAGATCTGCCCGACGGTGTCGTTGTTTCGCCGCGACGACGGCATCGTCGACTTCGACAACGAGCGTTGCATCGGCTGCCAGTCGTGCATGCAGGCTTGCCCCTACGACGCGCTCTACATCGATCCTGAGCGCAATACCGCGGCGAAATGTAACTTCGATGCGTCGCGCGTCGAGATGGGCTACAAGCCGGCCTGCGAAGTGGTTTGTCCGACTCAGGCGATCCTTTCCGGCGATCTCGACGACGCCAACAGTACGATCAGTAAACGCATCGCCATGGAAAAAGTCAGCGTGCGCAAAGCCGAGAAGGGCACCAAGCCGAAACTTTTTTATACCGGTGTCGAGGGCGACTTGCTCAATCCGTCGATGATGGAGCCGCAGGACGCTCATTTTTGGGCTGACAAAGATCCCGGCGAGGATCTTTATTCGTTGAAAACAAAATCTCCCGAGCGCTCGATCCCCGGCGCGGCGCGGGAAGTTTACGACGTCTCGCATGCGACTCCTTGGGGCAAGAAAATCGCCTCCTATCTCTGGACCAAGTCGATTTCTTGCGGCGTGCTGTTGCTTTCGGCGCTGTTTCTCAACATGGGATTCGAGCAGGACGCCGCCGTGCTGAGTGTGGTTAGTCCGATGGTGTCATTGGTGTTCCTGGCCGCGACCATGGCGCTTCTGGTGCTCGATCTCAAAAAGCCTGGCCGTTTCTTTTACATCTTGACCAAACCCAATCTCAATTCTTGGCTCGTGCTAGGCGGTTACGTTTTAACGGTATTCGGCATTCTCTTGTCGCTTTGGTTGGGGTTGGTTCTCACCGGCCATGCTCTCCATCCCTTGTTGTTGTTGGCGACCGCGACCTTTGCCGTGGCCTCGGCGGGATATTCGGCTTTTCTTTTCGCCCAGGCGCGCGGCCGTGACTTCTGGCAAAGCCCGTTGCTGTTTTGGCATTTGCTGGTGCAAGCCATCGCCGCCGGCGCCGCGACGCTGACGCTGATCGGTAGTTTGCTCGGAGTCACCTTGCCGTTGTTTGCTTGGCTCGGCCAGCTGTTGGTGATCTCGCTATGCTTGAGCCTGGCGATGATTTTCGGCGAATTGTTGATGAAACATGGCGCCGAAGACGCGGTGCGTGCAGGCGAGATTCTGTTGAGCGGGCCGCTGAAAAAATCCTTTTGGATTTTCGTGGTCGCTCTCGGCAGCATCGTACCGATCGTCTTAGTGCTTTGGCCCATGAGCTCGCTGCTGCCGAATGTCGCCGCGGCGATTTTAGCGCTGTTCGGTTTGTGGATGTACGAGCATCTGTGGATTAAGGCTGGGCAGGCTGTGCCGTTGAGCTGATAGTTGTCAGTAGTCAGAAGTCAGAAGGATAAGAATGATGAATGAACCGCGCATGCCGCTAAATCCCGATGCCTTGAAATTGGAGCCCCGTGGCTTGATCAATTATCCACCGGTGGAAAAATGGGACGACTGGATGGAGTACGACACGGCCCAGTGGCCGCGCAAGGTTGAAAAACAGTGCCGGATCATTCCGACGATTTGTTTCAATTGCGAAGCGGCCTGCGGTTTGGTCGCCGTCGTCGAGAAGGATACCAACAAGATCCGTCGCTTCGAGGGCAATCCGGAACATCCCGGCAGCCGCGGCCGCACCTGCGCCAAGGGACCGGCGACGCTCAATCAAG encodes:
- a CDS encoding 4Fe-4S dicluster domain-containing protein translates to MRYGFLIDQNRCIGCHACTVACKEEHDIPLGVNRTWVKYVEKGVYPDTRRHFAVLRCNHCDDAPCIEICPTVSLFRRDDGIVDFDNERCIGCQSCMQACPYDALYIDPERNTAAKCNFDASRVEMGYKPACEVVCPTQAILSGDLDDANSTISKRIAMEKVSVRKAEKGTKPKLFYTGVEGDLLNPSMMEPQDAHFWADKDPGEDLYSLKTKSPERSIPGAAREVYDVSHATPWGKKIASYLWTKSISCGVLLLSALFLNMGFEQDAAVLSVVSPMVSLVFLAATMALLVLDLKKPGRFFYILTKPNLNSWLVLGGYVLTVFGILLSLWLGLVLTGHALHPLLLLATATFAVASAGYSAFLFAQARGRDFWQSPLLFWHLLVQAIAAGAATLTLIGSLLGVTLPLFAWLGQLLVISLCLSLAMIFGELLMKHGAEDAVRAGEILLSGPLKKSFWIFVVALGSIVPIVLVLWPMSSLLPNVAAAILALFGLWMYEHLWIKAGQAVPLS